GTTTAAAAAGgacattttaacaataaaatatttttaatacacaTTATCTGTGTGTCTCTCTATCAAACAAAAggatgtaaaaaaataatttcccTACGTAAAACTCTTTGGGGAAAGAGATAGTACAAAGGATTTATACATTGCTGACATTTATGAGaccttaaaaaagaaataataagaattgAAGTTACTAAGATTATTATTACTGTTGCTGTGATGGTGATCTGAATCTTACTTCTTCACACCATGTTCTGATTTACTTCTTGCCcttcttatcatttttttagGATCCATGTTCACCTTGCCGCTTGAACTACTTTCATCTCTCACAACTCTGGCTTTCTCAGATTGTGTCTCTTCAATGTCTCCTcttataaccatttttttttctaagttcaATGCCAATGCCAATTTTCCATCTGATCTTTTTGTTTTCTGCTGATCCCTTTCTCTAATTTCTTCTCCGTTGAATTCTTCTTTGCCTGGACCTAAAGAATGTTTGCTTTGGCTGTCTCTTGTGGTAGCTGCTCTATCTTTTGCTCCCAGAAGTATCTCATGTGGCTTTGGCAGTTTGTGACTCGAGGTTGCCTTAGACCCTTTTTCTTGTTCAAAGTAGAGCAGCTGCACTACTGTTCTTAATGGCAGAAGCTCGTTTTTTACTGCATGTCCACGCACTTCTGGGGACAATCTTTGACAGTCTAGAATCCCACACAACCGCTTCTTGTCTGCTTTGCTCATTTCAGGATGCATCTGTGCATGCATATAACTTCAATCACATCATAAATGCACCTTAAATGTCAATCTTTTTAGCATTTTAAATTTGTCACTTATGTGTGAATCTGACAAACAACAACTTGTTCATTGCTATTATGAGACTTCTTCACTCGTTCTTACATTCTACCAATCTCAGAATTTCCATCAACAACTCAACTTTATACATGAATGAGATTGCCATCACGTCCAATCCACAATCTTAAAACATCATATTCACAGGTACTCTCCATTCTTATGCAATTTGGACTTCATCATACTTACACTCTAACCATagatttgttatatttatacttttttgttAAAGGAAAATCATGTTAAGGGAAGTAATCCCAGCACTTAATACATTTTCCGTTAGTAAATTTCATTACTTTAGCTGTAAATGTCCTGTATTTTTCAAGTGCAATTATGCAGCATTGAAACAAGGgactgaaaaattaaaaagttagtGTAGGAGTGTTATGGGTACTTCACCTTAAGGTAGATGTTGATTGCCTGGTACAGATCATCATGGTCTTCTCGAGCAATACTGGGCACAGTTTCAGCAAGAGACACAAATTTTGAAACTTGCATGTTATCATCCCTTGCGACCACTTGAAGATAGGAATCAATGAGCTTGCCAACATTTCTAATTGATCTCAAAAAGTAGCTGCTATCCACAGCACCTGGGGACATTCTTTTCCAAAGCTTCAAGAAAGTTTCCAACACTGCTAGAACTAACTCTGTATCATAATAGTTCTGGTCAGATGAGGATGTTGAAGGGTAAAGCAAGTCACTCACTGTTGCCTCCTCAAACTGCAGACTCGCTCTCCTTATGAGTTCTGTTTTGGTCACCGAAGAGACACCAAGGTGAATTGAAATGCTGAGAAGCCTAAACAAGAAGCCAACCGACACAGACCCTCTATCTGCAGGAATCATGCTAACAATTGTTTCAagaatttttctgtttttgtcttTAGATTCTTGTGTTTGAGACACTGAACTCCCAGAACTTTTAAGCTTTGTGATTCCCGGTAGCCACCGGCAGGCATAGACATGCAAAGCTTCTCCAATAAGCTGTGGAGGGAGGACATATGTTGATCTGATAGCCATTATTATGCACCTGAAAAGATCTATGTCAAGATCAGAAACATCCTCCGTCCACCAATCCTTTGGCACAGAATGGTGCTGTTTTTTTGTGTAGCCTGGCCTGGTGTAGGTGTAGGACCATTTGACCTGCACAAAACAGTCGTTTATAAGCTACCAAAAAATGCAACGGTCACACAAAACTGAGAAGGTTTGAAGGATCTGAGTTCTTGACCTGTGGTGGTGGTGTGAGAATTTTCTCAATAATTGAATCAATGCACTTTCTGACAATACCAAGATTCTCAGACCACTCTGGTAACGTAGCAGTAGTTTGAAGCGTTGCAATGGAATCTTTCCAACCTTCAAGTATGCATGAATTGAAGAAAGACTCAAGTTTTCCAACAAAGTTTCCCTTCTCAATGGAATCGTTCATTCTAAGGAACTTGGCAGCACAGAGAGCGGATACAAAGTTATGGGCACTTATGTTGATTGCAATTCCATAACAAAACTTGGCACACAGTTCGAAAGCTTCTTCTCCTCCAGGTATATCATGAAGCTCCAGAGAGACACTCTCCGAATCACTACTGTCATAGCAAAGCCTTTGTAGGAGGCCACATTTGGGAAGAAGCGGAAACTGCAGCTAAAAAGAGCAGAATTATAGATGAAccaattattacatttttatttatcttttccaCACACACCACATTTTCATTCTAATCTCAATACCTTGTGTAACAGATAAGTGATGTCATTGATTTGAATCACAAGGTCTGCAGCTATCTCTGATATCAGAGTCCTACATTACGACAACacatgttattttgaaaaaaaagttgtattgtGTCGATTTTTTTGACCAAAGAGTTGCTGCAAAGTGCAAAATACCTGGTAGCTTGTTCAGTGTAGAATGTATCTGCCTTTGTCCCAAGTTTCATgaacttcatttttatttgtagaaATTGTCAAGAAAAAACCTCTACTTCAGAATCTGCAAGTTCAGGTAAGACTACACCTTGAACAACAGTACAATATAGATCTCATAAAGTCATGGAGAGGGAGAGAAGGGAAGGCATTGATGTAACCCTGTCAGAACTAAATCAAAGGGTTATGTCGTGATGCATGACCATGAAACAGCAGAATACGGAAGCACCAACTTAGATTTCTTCATTTCAAGCAAAGGGGTGAAGAACGAAAAGGAAATCAGAAATCACTATAGATGAAGGTAGAAGAATATGACATGATATCCTGTCCTGGTCACTCTGTCCCttataaatgagaaaaaatttcttaataaaagagagagaaatttgCAAGAAGACCATACCTCAACCTCattgatatttatatacaatCCTGAAAGCCCTTCAATTCATTGCAGATGGTGCCCTccacatattaaaaaaaaatagaaaaagcaaCCAAATTCCAGTTTTGTCTGTTATCCGCCAATTGCTTACAGTGTTTTGCAAATTGACATTTCCTGTTTCTCTCTATGGTATACTTCTGAAAGTTTCTGTCTCAACCGTTAGAATAGAATAGATGA
This genomic stretch from Vigna radiata var. radiata cultivar VC1973A chromosome 7, Vradiata_ver6, whole genome shotgun sequence harbors:
- the LOC106769381 gene encoding BTB/POZ domain-containing protein At5g47800 isoform X1, translated to MKFMKLGTKADTFYTEQATRTLISEIAADLVIQINDITYLLHKLQFPLLPKCGLLQRLCYDSSDSESVSLELHDIPGGEEAFELCAKFCYGIAINISAHNFVSALCAAKFLRMNDSIEKGNFVGKLESFFNSCILEGWKDSIATLQTTATLPEWSENLGIVRKCIDSIIEKILTPPPQVKWSYTYTRPGYTKKQHHSVPKDWWTEDVSDLDIDLFRCIIMAIRSTYVLPPQLIGEALHVYACRWLPGITKLKSSGSSVSQTQESKDKNRKILETIVSMIPADRGSVSVGFLFRLLSISIHLGVSSVTKTELIRRASLQFEEATVSDLLYPSTSSSDQNYYDTELVLAVLETFLKLWKRMSPGAVDSSYFLRSIRNVGKLIDSYLQVVARDDNMQVSKFVSLAETVPSIAREDHDDLYQAINIYLKMHPEMSKADKKRLCGILDCQRLSPEVRGHAVKNELLPLRTVVQLLYFEQEKGSKATSSHKLPKPHEILLGAKDRAATTRDSQSKHSLGPGKEEFNGEEIRERDQQKTKRSDGKLALALNLEKKMVIRGDIEETQSEKARVVRDESSSSGKVNMDPKKMIRRARSKSEHGVKK
- the LOC106769381 gene encoding BTB/POZ domain-containing protein At5g47800 isoform X2, with translation MKFMKLGTKADTFYTEQATRTLISEIAADLVIQINDITYLLHKFPLLPKCGLLQRLCYDSSDSESVSLELHDIPGGEEAFELCAKFCYGIAINISAHNFVSALCAAKFLRMNDSIEKGNFVGKLESFFNSCILEGWKDSIATLQTTATLPEWSENLGIVRKCIDSIIEKILTPPPQVKWSYTYTRPGYTKKQHHSVPKDWWTEDVSDLDIDLFRCIIMAIRSTYVLPPQLIGEALHVYACRWLPGITKLKSSGSSVSQTQESKDKNRKILETIVSMIPADRGSVSVGFLFRLLSISIHLGVSSVTKTELIRRASLQFEEATVSDLLYPSTSSSDQNYYDTELVLAVLETFLKLWKRMSPGAVDSSYFLRSIRNVGKLIDSYLQVVARDDNMQVSKFVSLAETVPSIAREDHDDLYQAINIYLKMHPEMSKADKKRLCGILDCQRLSPEVRGHAVKNELLPLRTVVQLLYFEQEKGSKATSSHKLPKPHEILLGAKDRAATTRDSQSKHSLGPGKEEFNGEEIRERDQQKTKRSDGKLALALNLEKKMVIRGDIEETQSEKARVVRDESSSSGKVNMDPKKMIRRARSKSEHGVKK